The Rhodospirillaceae bacterium genome has a window encoding:
- a CDS encoding type II toxin-antitoxin system ParD family antitoxin gives MPNVHLTKPMESYVHGQIESGAYANVSEVVRAGIRLLMERDGARQFYALKADLEAAVREAEAGGFSDFDPAAYEPEAGSR, from the coding sequence ATGCCGAACGTCCACCTTACCAAACCGATGGAATCCTACGTTCACGGCCAGATCGAGTCCGGCGCTTACGCCAACGTGAGCGAGGTCGTGCGGGCGGGAATCCGGCTTCTGATGGAACGCGACGGCGCGCGCCAGTTCTACGCGCTGAAAGCGGATCTCGAAGCGGCCGTGCGCGAGGCGGAAGCCGGCGGATTCAGCGACTTCGATCCCGCCGCCTACGAGCCGGAGGCAGGCAGCCGGTAG
- a CDS encoding type II toxin-antitoxin system RelE/ParE family toxin — protein MTIRLSQLAQHDLDDIRRYTLETWGRNQWLTYYRGLVRTFESIAADPDGGRDRSLFAAGLRSVNYRRHVVFFARIAAAGGEPVILRIVHQRRNMPALTYYEDVGD, from the coding sequence ATGACGATCCGGCTGTCCCAGCTTGCCCAGCACGACCTCGACGATATCCGTCGCTATACCCTCGAAACCTGGGGCCGCAACCAGTGGTTGACCTACTACCGCGGCCTGGTGCGGACCTTCGAATCGATCGCCGCCGACCCGGACGGCGGACGGGACCGCAGCCTTTTCGCGGCCGGCCTGCGCTCGGTGAATTACCGGCGGCATGTCGTCTTCTTTGCCCGCATTGCCGCTGCCGGCGGTGAGCCGGTCATCCTGCGCATCGTCCATCAGCGCCGCAACATGCCGGCCCTGACGTATTACGAGGATGTCGGCGACTGA